ATGATGAGCATTCAAAGTTACTTGTAAGTCAAACCCACGAATGCATTCTGTACCGTTGAATAGCTTATGCAGAGGAACCCAGAATAGTCTGTTATTATCTCCATCCTGAAAACGTAACGGGCCAAAGCCATCTCGATTACCGCTGCGTTGAACTGCGATATATGCAGAATAACGTGCTGGTAAGACGCGAAAAGTTTCTTTTAAGTCACCTTCAACAGCAGGTAGAAATCCGCGAAGTTTGTCACTATATAGCGGTTGAGCAGTTCCGACTCGCGCCACACCTGTACGAGAAAAACAGATGTCAGCGTGCTGGCGGTGGACAGTTTCCGAAGCAGGGCGATATTCTGAGGCGAATACAGCGATCGCTAACGGTTGTCTTTGAGCCAGAACTTGCAAATCTTGCAAAGAAGGAGGCTGCACTCCATAAACATAATTTTCAATGATTTCGAGTTCTGCTAGTGTCGGATATGCACTCAAATTGCCGCTGATAACATTAGGTGAAGCCAAGGCATGAAACAGCAAACTCCGAGATGGATTTCTTGCTTCGATTGCTCGTTTTCCTTCAAAAGCAAAATCTTCAAACCCGGCAATCTGACGATTGATAGCAGGTAATTCCTTAGTTAATTCCTGCTGGAGGTTTGTTGCTGTGATGTCTACCCCTTGCTGGAGTAGCAAGTCTCGCCAGCCAACAGAGGCTAGGCGATCGCAAACCTGTTTAACCTCATCAATGAGAGCCATAACTTATATCCTCAATTTTACAGGTAAGCAAGATTAATAGTATTTTTCACTTATGACATTATCAGCCTCAAAAATCAGAGTACAATATATTACTCCAACTGGATTAACAGTAGTTCTGCTAGGGAATTTTTTCGAGGCTAAGTCTCTAATAGTTCTGCGTTTGCCTTGAAGTAATAGTAACTAAAAAAACTATTATTTGTCTGAAATCTAGCATTTTTTTAATTATAGTTAAGTCAGCCAAAACCTGATAGTACCCTCTAGGGTAGTTTATTACAGAAAAACTCAGTTTTTGTTTTAACTATATTTAGTACACTTATACTTTTCTCAAAGTTTTATCTACAAAATTTTCAATATACAATTCTTATTAATACTTAAGTATATTGTGCAATTTTGTAATACGCTGTTGCTCATTTACGTGCAGAATTTAATAGATTACAAATTCTTAACCTAATTTTTGCTTAACTGTCCTTGCATTTTAATCGAAAACTATTAGATTTATTTATAAATATTTACCAAGAAAATAGAAAATCGGATAATCTAATCTGGTGAATTTAAAAGTAGTTAAATCCGTATATCTATAGTCAAGAGCGTAGAGGGTAATGCTTGAGTAAAGAGGAAGTTTCCGCCGACAAATAAACGAATGATCAAGCCATAAGTAAAAATAAAACAAGGATATTAGTATGAAATGCTAGCTAAGAAAGTACTATAAGCTGTTAGTTTTTTTGTCTGTACTACGTTACTTGTCTTTTCCGGTCAGATAGTTATTGCTCAGAGTAACTATAATTTACGCACTCAAGATAAGCAAAAAGTAGAACTGATTGTACATAGCGATTTCGTCGTTACTATGAACGAGGCACAACCTGTCATCAAAAATGGTGCAGTCGCGATTAGGAACGGCAAAATTGTTGCAGTAGACACGAAAGAAAAGATTAGAGCATCTTACAAAGCTGACAAGATACTACCAGGTGAGGGTATGGTACTAATGCCGGGTCTTGTCAACGGTCACTCTCACTCGGCAATGGTTCTGTTTCGCAGTCTTGCAGATGACTCAAGATGTTGACACTGTAATTGTGAATGGGCAAGTTTTAATGTATAAACGCGAGATGCTCACAGTTGATCCTGATAGGATTCGCGGTGAAGCTACCTCGATTGCAGAGAAAATCAAAGCTGAGTTCCGACCCTCCAATTAAGAAATTAAGACTCCCAGCAGTTTTGGATTACCGTAATTGTTTTGGCTTGTAGTTTGCGCTGTCTTCCCTAAAAGGCAAACTACAAGCCATAATTTATTTATGTCCACCTACTTAATCTGTCGTTTGGTCATGGCCAGAACCTTACTAAACATCCAAATTTAAGCAAGCTATAGCGACAATTTAACGAGCGATCGCCAATCTTAACACGCTGCTTTTACCATCACCTATATTTGTGAGAAAATGGTCAAATAAAATACAGTATTGCTGATTTCATACGTACTATCGATTATGCTATAGAAAATATAGAGCAAAAGACATCTAGATGATTAAAAGTTCTTAATTCATCTCCAGCTAACTGCCCTGAGATATTCGATTATGGTAGCGTCAGAGGATTTTGTAGAAGATGTCTCAACCAGATGCAATCAAATCTAATAAGTCTCCCATCTGTGACTTAGAGGCAACTACGGAATGGTTGTGTTTAGATTCGATTGCCTATATTGCAGAGTGTTTAGAAGCTTGTAACTGTGCGGATATGCTTACTGATCTCCGAGAAATCTTTCCTCGTCAAGCATTGAAAGTAGCAAGCGTGAAAGTCTGCCAATTGCAAAGACAGCGAATTAAAAAATGGTTAGAAGAACTTAATAGAGAGGTTTAGTTAATAAGTAAACCTACTTTAGAGTATTTAGTATTTAATAATCTATTGCTGAAGTTGTTTGTTGTCATTACAAGTTACTAAGAATAATCGGCTAGTATTAAGTAATGGACTTATTTGACCAGCATTTGACGAAAATAATTGAAAAAGAAGCGCCCCTTGCTGCTCGGATGCGCCCTCGAACATTAGATGAATTTGTAGGTCAAGACCATATCATCGCTCCAGGGCGGCTTTTGCGTCGTGCTATTAGTTTGGATCAACTGTCTTCCCTAATTTTCTATGGCCCGCCAGGCACAGGTAAGACGACTCTAGCGCGGGTGATTGCACTCCACACTCGCGCTCATTTCATTGCCATTAATGCTGTACTCTCAGGTGTTAAAGAAATTCGAGCGGCAATTGAAACTGCTCAACAACAGCGTAAGTTTCATAATCAACGAACTATGCTGTTTATTGATGAAGTTCATCGTTTTAATAAGTCCCAACAAGATGCGCTCTTGCCTTGGGTAGAGAATGGTACAGTTATTTTGATTGGTGCAACCACAGAAAATCCCTATTTTGAAGTTAATAAAGCACTTGTCAGTCGTTCGCGGATTTTTCAACTTAAGCAATTAAATGAGCAAGATTTATACAAAATTGTTCAGCAAACACTAACTGACTCGGAACGAGGTTACGGTCAGCTGAAAGTCAAAATTGATGATGAAGCTTTAAATCATCTGGTTAATATTGCTAATGGTGATGCTCGTTCATTACTGAACGCCCTAGAATTAGCAGTGGAAACAACGCCAGCCGATGCTCAAGGAGTCATTCAAATCACTCTAGCAGTGGCCGAAGAATCTATTCAACAACGTGCGGTTTTATACGATAAAGAAGGTGATGCCCACTTTGATACTATCAGTGCATTCATCAAAAGCTTACGAGGTTCTGACCCAGATGCAGCCTTGTACTGGCTAGCAAAAATGGTTTATGCCGGTGAAGACCCACGCTTTATTTTGCGGCGAATGTTAATTCTGGCTAGCGAGGATGTGGGACTAGCTGACAATAATGCTGTTGTAGTTGTTAATGCTTGTAATGAAGCCTTTGACCGTGTAGGGATGCCAGAAGGACGTTATCACCTAGCCCAAGCTACACTTTATTTGGCAACTGCACCTAAATCCAATAGCATTATGGGTTTTTTCGATGCTTTAGCTGCGGTTGAGCAGGAGAAGGAAGCAGAAGTTCCCACGCACTTGAAAGATGCCAATCGTGACAAAAAAGGTTTTGGACATGGCGCTGGATACCTTTATCCTCATGCTTATCGTGACCACTGGGTAGCGCAGCAATATTTACCAGCCAGCCTGCAAGGACAAGTGTTTTATCAACCATCAACGCAGGGTAGAGAACAAGAAATTAGTACACAGGTGTCACGTCGCCGCGAAGCTCAACTTGCTGCTTTAGTAGAAGGTATGGGCGTTGCTCCCTTGGAAATACTCACTTATGGAACCACTGACCGAGCTGCTGAACGCTGGTTGCAACGCACACTTTCTCAGGTAAGTACACAGTTAGCAACAGTACGCGATCGCATTTTCAGTTTAGCCCAGCCACAACGTCATAACTTAGTACTGGATCTGAATGCCGGAACTGGTTTACTTACCTGGGAAGCAGTCCGACAAGTTCCGGAAGGTGGTGTTTATGCCTGTGTCCGCACTAGCACTGACGCCAATGCTTTACGCGAACAAGCAGCAGCACTTCCAGAGCCAACGCGTCCAATAATTTTAACTGCATCAATTACTGAACTACCTGTGCTGTTAGCTTCTCAAGCAGCAGATGTACAATTTGACTTGATTATTGGACGCAATGTCCTACTATCTGAACCTGATAAAGCGATCGCTGCTCAAATTTTAGCTAAATTGATGCCACGTTTAGGAAAGCTTGTATTAGCAGAGACAGTGCCACGTCATACCCAAAGATTTTATCGCTTGCTGGAAGAGCAAAAGCTAGATGCTCAATTATATGAGCGATTAGTCGTAGCGGAAGAAGCTATTTATGCAGATCAATCAGACCCAATGATTAACTGGGATGTTAACGATTTGCGTAACGCTCTTGCCTCCGCAGAACTGACAGTAGAAGTGGTTATTGAACGGAATTTGACGCCAATGCATATATCTTCTTCCTTTCTCAGCCGTTTGTTTACTGCTAATACTAATCGACCAAGTTATGCAGATCGTCTTGCTCAAAATCTGACACAAGAAGAAATACACACACTCCAAGATTTATTTACTCGCTACTTCCTCAATCAATCCGTTAGCTGGGAAAGCACTGTGGCATTTTTAAAGATAAGTAGATGAAGTCTTGGTTTGCTTTTAAAAGATATTCAAGGTAACGTTTAGCAATTGTAGATAGAAATTGCACAATTTCTCAGGATATAAATTGATTTGCCGACTGTGAACTTAAGGAAAAGATAGAAATTCACATGAGGTTTTGCTTTTCATTAAGTAAATCTCCTAAACTCAAAAATATCTTGCACAATCAAATTACAAGTACTCGCTAATATTTCTCACTAATTGTCTTTGGTGTGGTTTGAGTGGTGTGTAACTCACAACTAAACTTGCTTAACTACTGACATTGCGAGGTGACAATATGGATGCCAATAAACTCCGGAATCTATATGCAGCAGGAGAACGGAATTTTAATGGAACAAATCTGCATCAGGTAAACTTAACCCATAGCGACTTGAGGGGTGCAAATTTGACTGAAGCCGACTTAAGTGGTGCAGACCTCAGTCAAGCTAACTTAAGTGGATGTAATCTGAGTCGAGCA
This region of Nostoc sp. UHCC 0302 genomic DNA includes:
- a CDS encoding AAA family ATPase translates to MDLFDQHLTKIIEKEAPLAARMRPRTLDEFVGQDHIIAPGRLLRRAISLDQLSSLIFYGPPGTGKTTLARVIALHTRAHFIAINAVLSGVKEIRAAIETAQQQRKFHNQRTMLFIDEVHRFNKSQQDALLPWVENGTVILIGATTENPYFEVNKALVSRSRIFQLKQLNEQDLYKIVQQTLTDSERGYGQLKVKIDDEALNHLVNIANGDARSLLNALELAVETTPADAQGVIQITLAVAEESIQQRAVLYDKEGDAHFDTISAFIKSLRGSDPDAALYWLAKMVYAGEDPRFILRRMLILASEDVGLADNNAVVVVNACNEAFDRVGMPEGRYHLAQATLYLATAPKSNSIMGFFDALAAVEQEKEAEVPTHLKDANRDKKGFGHGAGYLYPHAYRDHWVAQQYLPASLQGQVFYQPSTQGREQEISTQVSRRREAQLAALVEGMGVAPLEILTYGTTDRAAERWLQRTLSQVSTQLATVRDRIFSLAQPQRHNLVLDLNAGTGLLTWEAVRQVPEGGVYACVRTSTDANALREQAAALPEPTRPIILTASITELPVLLASQAADVQFDLIIGRNVLLSEPDKAIAAQILAKLMPRLGKLVLAETVPRHTQRFYRLLEEQKLDAQLYERLVVAEEAIYADQSDPMINWDVNDLRNALASAELTVEVVIERNLTPMHISSSFLSRLFTANTNRPSYADRLAQNLTQEEIHTLQDLFTRYFLNQSVSWESTVAFLKISR